The genomic stretch CCGGTCAACGTCGTCTGCGGCGATCCCGAGTACAACGTCGTCGTCCAAGCCGATCCGCCCGTCGTCGTCTTCGACTATGGCGACACCGCCGAGATCGTCTTTACCGCCACCGCCCGCTACTGTTTGAGCCCCGGCGAATACCCGCCGACCGGCAACCCCGTCGTCGGCAAGGAGTTCGACTGGTCCACCTCGTGGCACTGGGCGGAACTTGTCGGCGCCAATCCCGGCGTCACCGACCCCAACGGGCAGTTCACCATCACCGTCCGGTCCGACAAGGACGGCGGCGGCAACATGCTCGCCTTCAACGCCACCGACGCCAAGGGTGGAAACGCCAACTACATCTTCAAGTGGACCGACCCCGAATGGTACCCCGCCGCCCTCGAAGGCAAGATCGTCACCGACCCCAATGCCCACTCCGGCGGCTGGAACGTCTTCCTCCGCTTCGATAAGAAAGATCCCGCTCCGCGGGAGTACGAAATCTTCGGCTACAACTTCAACGACACCGCCTACTACGGTCATTCGCTGAGCTTCTCCGGGCCGCCCTTCCCGCGCGGCTGGGAGGAAGGAAACCAGTGGTGCGTCTCCATCACCTCCGGCGGCGGCTCGTGGGACCCCAACAGCGGAACCGACCAGATCGAAAAAAGCCTCGAATGGGGCCTGAGCCGATTCGAGGGCGGCATCTTCGTGCTCCGCCCGGTCCAATACTGACCATCCGACCTTTGCTGTTGAGCCCGGCGATCCGCGAAGTATACTGATGTATGGTCGCCTGCGGGCCCGATCCCGTCTGCGCACGGCCGCCATTGACATCCTCGGTGGGACAACGTTCAAGCGGTTCCGACAAAGCACGAAAGGAGGCAATCGTGTTCCGATCCAGGTCCGCTCTCATCATCGTGATCCTGCTGGCGGCGACAGCCGTAACCTCAGCCCAGATCACCGACGTACCCCGCATCCGCTTCAAGCAGATCTGTCAGGTCCGGGCCAACGGCGACGTCGATTTCGCCAACAACCTGATCTTGCACGACTCCTCGTGAAGGTGGCAGACCTTTGGGAGAACGCTGGTTTGACGTGGATTCCTCACATCCTCCGTCTTTTCGTTCGTATCTTACCCTTTGAATCGCGGTACTTCAGCTTCGTCCAATTGGCAGCTGCGACATCTTCATCCGCAGCAATAACAGTCACAATCTCCTGCTGTTCGTCACGCTTAAGAGTCAAGACAACCTTCTCGCCCCTCATCTTGTTTAAAGCCGTGAGAAACTCGCGACACGACCAATTGAGCGTGCTGGAACCGTCCACGCCCACTATTATATCAAAAGGCCTCACACCTTCCCGATATGCAGGAGAATCGCAATAAACGGCGGCAACACACGGATAGAAGTCATTCCCGTTCTCTGTGACAATACTGACCATGATCCCAAATGCGCCATTCCCGGAATCGTCATTGCAGTCGGGACTGACGCACTTAGGAAACCTTGGATTGTGCTCCCCGAGGAGAAGATGATAAAGCAATACGCCACCAGAACGTCGCACATCATCCTCGGCCGTTGCAACGGCTGCCGAGCCTGACCAAACTAACATGTTTCTCTGTCGTTCGAATACTTGAACACCTACAAAAGGATAGTAGCCCCGACGTAATGCCCGGGAACTGTTACCGTGACGGGAAAGAAATAACCCGGTGTCATTGTCGTTGCCGTTCCCCAACTTGACCCGTACGGTCCGTAGAGATTGATGTGTGCAGTCTGAGTTTGTCCGGGCACGTATCGTTGAGTCGTGTACGTCTGTGGCGGCACAAACTGGCTTTCATACTCGTTAGCATATAACACCGTTATGCAGATATCTGCTTCATTTAGATCATCAACGTAGCGGTAGCCGAGTACTTCCAGGTTGTTCCGTATTATGAAAAGCAACTGTTTTTCTACAATTACGTTCATACGAAGCGTCTTATCCCCTTCAGCCAAAGGCAGAGTAGTGAAACTGATGTAACTGTCAAAGGCTGCGCCGGGGTCCCTTTCGCACGAGATGCTTGGCTCAGTATACACGTGAACCATGCCTGGCTTCAGTTCGTGAGAAGATGAACAGCCTGTGATCAAGAGAATCCCGCCGAGAACAATGACCATTCCTCTCATTGCATGTTACCTCATTTCAATCTGCTGTCGAGGACAAGAGGAGTTCGACATTACGGCCCAAGTCAACACGCCTCGTACTCCAAGAAAACACAACTACGTCAAAATCGCATGACTTCTACTCGCCTAGTCATGGGTTCATATATCATAACCCTAAGAATAATATCAGGCCGCAGGAAAATCCAGTCTGCATGACCGGTCGATGATGGGAGATAAAACACCTTCGCAAGGAACAGGTGCGCTTATCGATAGCCACGGCCGATATCAGCGGGCCCACAGGAGGCTGAGGTTTTTGTCTCGTGTCTGGCCATCCTCGGCGAACTGACCTCGGACATCACCGTAAACAACCAGAAGGTCCTCAACCAGTGCCTCAGCGCCGAAAAGAACAAAGCCTTCGTGCTGGTGCCCGTCGCCGCCTTCGACCAGAAGCAGTTCAAAACCGCCCAACTCGCCGTCATCACCGGCCAGTTCGTTCGCGGTTTCGCCCCGCTTGACAAAACGGACAACAAGGGCGAGAAAGTCCCCGGCGGCGTCCCCACCGTCAGATACACCGACTGCCTCGACCGCATTCCCAACGCCGGCGCGATCATCCTCTCTGCCCAGTAGCCGTCCGCGCGTTTATCGGCACCGGCCCGTTGCACGGCTGAAACATCCACCCGCCTGTTGCCTCTGCCCATCTTACCAGTTCAAGCCGCGACGCCGCCCGCCGATAGGAAAGGTGGATGGACGATGAGTCCTCCACCGGAGGGGAAAGAAGCTTGTATTGCAGCGTTACACCGCGTACGGCCGTGCCGACCACTCGCCGTCCCGACGCACGGCAAACCCGTACCACACCCCAACGACCCGCCGCGACTACTTCGCCACAATGTTCACCAGCCGCTTCTGCGCAACGATCACCTTCAAGACCCGCTTGCCCTCGAGCTGCTGCTGGACTTTCGGGTCCGCCAGGGCCAGCGCCTCGATCTGTTTTTCATCCGTCTCCGGCGCCACCGTCAGCTTGCTCCGAACCTTACCGTTGATCTGCACCGGCACCTCGATCTGCTCCTCCGCCGCCAGCTTCGCGTCGAACGCCGGCCACGGTTCGTACGCCAGCGACTGATCGTGTCCGAGCGTCCGCCAGAGCTCCTCAGCGATGTGCGGTGCGAACGGGGCCAGCACCAGCAAAAATCGCTCCGCCTGACCGCGCCCGATCCGCCCGCTCCGGAACGCCGCGTTGACGAACTCCATCATCG from Phycisphaerae bacterium encodes the following:
- a CDS encoding DUF4136 domain-containing protein → MRGMVIVLGGILLITGCSSSHELKPGMVHVYTEPSISCERDPGAAFDSYISFTTLPLAEGDKTLRMNVIVEKQLLFIIRNNLEVLGYRYVDDLNEADICITVLYANEYESQFVPPQTYTTQRYVPGQTQTAHINLYGPYGSSWGTATTMTPGYFFPVTVTVPGHYVGATILL